The following coding sequences lie in one Cannabis sativa cultivar Pink pepper isolate KNU-18-1 chromosome 5, ASM2916894v1, whole genome shotgun sequence genomic window:
- the LOC115716529 gene encoding beta-1,6-galactosyltransferase GALT31A isoform X1 — MGLNRPHKTGNGVSTRWVSLFCIASFFLGVLVVNRFWDATDPVKMDEEASSLTQHQSGDVHPLVNCDKKEVSDQVGDILSQVSQTHDVILTLDKTISSLEVQLAAARAAKGDNSEEGSPVVTRQGTEQFKERQKVFFVMGIMTAFSSRKRRDSIRDTWMPQGEELKRLEKEKGIIIRFVIGHSASPGGVLDRAIDAEETQHKDFLRLNHVEGYHELSSKTQIYFSTAVAKWDADFFIKVDDDVHINLGMVGSTLMRHRSKSRVYIGCMKSGPVLAQKGVRYHEPEYWKFGEDGNKYFRHATGQIYVLSKDLATYISVNKHILHRYANEDVSLGSWFIGLDVEHIDDRSFCCGTPPDCEWKAQAGNACAASFDWTCSGICKSVERMDEVHQRCGEGDDAIWHTSF; from the exons ATGGGTCTGAATAGACCTCACAAGACTGGCAATGGAGTTTCTACCAGATGGGTATCTCTCTTTTGCATTGCTAGCTTCTTCTTGGGTGTACTTGTTGTTAAcag ATTTTGGGATGCCACTGATCCAGTCAAAATGGATGAGGAGGCTTCATCTTTGACACAACATCAATCGGGAGATGTTCACCCCTTAGTAAATTGTGATAAGAAG GAGGTTTCAGACCAAGTGGGAGACATCCTTTCTCAAGTTTCACAGACACACGATGTAATCTT GACATTAGACAAAACAATTTCCTCATTGGAGGTGCAGCTAGCAGCAGCCAGAGCAGCCAAAGGTGACAACAGTGAGGAAGGATCTCCGGTGGTTACAAGACAAGGAACCGAGCAATTCAAGGAGCGACAGAAGGTTTTCTTTGTTATGGGAATTATGACTGCATTTAGTAGCAGAAAACGAAGAGATTCAATCAGAGACACATGGATGCCTCAAG GAGAGGAGCTAAAGAGATTGGAGAAAGAAAAGGGTATCATAATACGGTTTGTTATTGGACACAG TGCATCTCCGGGTGGTGTTTTGGACCGTGCCATTGACGCTGAAGAAACTCAACATAAGGACTTTTTGCGACTG AACCATGTGGAAGGATATCATGAATTATCCTCCAAAACACAAATCTATTTCTCGACAGCTGTTGCTAAATGGGATGCTGACTTCTTTATCAAAGTTGACGATGATGTTCACATAAATCTTG GTATGGTTGGTTCTACTTTGATGCGCCATAGATCAAAATCTCGTGTTTATATTGGTTGTATGAAGTCTGGTCCTGTCCTGGCACAGAA aGGTGTCCGGTACCACGAACCAGAATATTGGAAATTTGGTGAAGATGGAAACAAATACTTTAGACATGCCACAGGCCAAATTTATGTTCTCTCCAAAGATTTAGCCACTTACATCTCAGTAAATAA GCACATACTTCATCGATATGCTAATGAAGATGTTTCTCTGGGTTCATGGTTTATTGGTCTTGATGTCGAGCACATTGATGATAGAAGCTTTTGCTGCGGGACTCCTCCAG ATTGCGAGTGGAAAGCGCAGGCGGGAAATGCCTGTGCTGCATCGTTCGACTGGACCTGCAGCGGCATTTGCAAATCTGTGGAGAGAATGGACGAAGTGCACCAGCGGTGTGGGGAGGGTGATGATGCTATATGGCACACTAGCTTCTGA
- the LOC115716529 gene encoding beta-1,6-galactosyltransferase GALT31A isoform X3 has translation MDEEASSLTQHQSGDVHPLVNCDKKEVSDQVGDILSQVSQTHDVILTLDKTISSLEVQLAAARAAKGDNSEEGSPVVTRQGTEQFKERQKVFFVMGIMTAFSSRKRRDSIRDTWMPQGEELKRLEKEKGIIIRFVIGHSASPGGVLDRAIDAEETQHKDFLRLNHVEGYHELSSKTQIYFSTAVAKWDADFFIKVDDDVHINLGMVGSTLMRHRSKSRVYIGCMKSGPVLAQKGVRYHEPEYWKFGEDGNKYFRHATGQIYVLSKDLATYISVNKHILHRYANEDVSLGSWFIGLDVEHIDDRSFCCGTPPDCEWKAQAGNACAASFDWTCSGICKSVERMDEVHQRCGEGDDAIWHTSF, from the exons ATGGATGAGGAGGCTTCATCTTTGACACAACATCAATCGGGAGATGTTCACCCCTTAGTAAATTGTGATAAGAAG GAGGTTTCAGACCAAGTGGGAGACATCCTTTCTCAAGTTTCACAGACACACGATGTAATCTT GACATTAGACAAAACAATTTCCTCATTGGAGGTGCAGCTAGCAGCAGCCAGAGCAGCCAAAGGTGACAACAGTGAGGAAGGATCTCCGGTGGTTACAAGACAAGGAACCGAGCAATTCAAGGAGCGACAGAAGGTTTTCTTTGTTATGGGAATTATGACTGCATTTAGTAGCAGAAAACGAAGAGATTCAATCAGAGACACATGGATGCCTCAAG GAGAGGAGCTAAAGAGATTGGAGAAAGAAAAGGGTATCATAATACGGTTTGTTATTGGACACAG TGCATCTCCGGGTGGTGTTTTGGACCGTGCCATTGACGCTGAAGAAACTCAACATAAGGACTTTTTGCGACTG AACCATGTGGAAGGATATCATGAATTATCCTCCAAAACACAAATCTATTTCTCGACAGCTGTTGCTAAATGGGATGCTGACTTCTTTATCAAAGTTGACGATGATGTTCACATAAATCTTG GTATGGTTGGTTCTACTTTGATGCGCCATAGATCAAAATCTCGTGTTTATATTGGTTGTATGAAGTCTGGTCCTGTCCTGGCACAGAA aGGTGTCCGGTACCACGAACCAGAATATTGGAAATTTGGTGAAGATGGAAACAAATACTTTAGACATGCCACAGGCCAAATTTATGTTCTCTCCAAAGATTTAGCCACTTACATCTCAGTAAATAA GCACATACTTCATCGATATGCTAATGAAGATGTTTCTCTGGGTTCATGGTTTATTGGTCTTGATGTCGAGCACATTGATGATAGAAGCTTTTGCTGCGGGACTCCTCCAG ATTGCGAGTGGAAAGCGCAGGCGGGAAATGCCTGTGCTGCATCGTTCGACTGGACCTGCAGCGGCATTTGCAAATCTGTGGAGAGAATGGACGAAGTGCACCAGCGGTGTGGGGAGGGTGATGATGCTATATGGCACACTAGCTTCTGA
- the LOC115716529 gene encoding beta-1,6-galactosyltransferase GALT31A isoform X2 produces MEFWDATDPVKMDEEASSLTQHQSGDVHPLVNCDKKEVSDQVGDILSQVSQTHDVILTLDKTISSLEVQLAAARAAKGDNSEEGSPVVTRQGTEQFKERQKVFFVMGIMTAFSSRKRRDSIRDTWMPQGEELKRLEKEKGIIIRFVIGHSASPGGVLDRAIDAEETQHKDFLRLNHVEGYHELSSKTQIYFSTAVAKWDADFFIKVDDDVHINLGMVGSTLMRHRSKSRVYIGCMKSGPVLAQKGVRYHEPEYWKFGEDGNKYFRHATGQIYVLSKDLATYISVNKHILHRYANEDVSLGSWFIGLDVEHIDDRSFCCGTPPDCEWKAQAGNACAASFDWTCSGICKSVERMDEVHQRCGEGDDAIWHTSF; encoded by the exons ATGGA ATTTTGGGATGCCACTGATCCAGTCAAAATGGATGAGGAGGCTTCATCTTTGACACAACATCAATCGGGAGATGTTCACCCCTTAGTAAATTGTGATAAGAAG GAGGTTTCAGACCAAGTGGGAGACATCCTTTCTCAAGTTTCACAGACACACGATGTAATCTT GACATTAGACAAAACAATTTCCTCATTGGAGGTGCAGCTAGCAGCAGCCAGAGCAGCCAAAGGTGACAACAGTGAGGAAGGATCTCCGGTGGTTACAAGACAAGGAACCGAGCAATTCAAGGAGCGACAGAAGGTTTTCTTTGTTATGGGAATTATGACTGCATTTAGTAGCAGAAAACGAAGAGATTCAATCAGAGACACATGGATGCCTCAAG GAGAGGAGCTAAAGAGATTGGAGAAAGAAAAGGGTATCATAATACGGTTTGTTATTGGACACAG TGCATCTCCGGGTGGTGTTTTGGACCGTGCCATTGACGCTGAAGAAACTCAACATAAGGACTTTTTGCGACTG AACCATGTGGAAGGATATCATGAATTATCCTCCAAAACACAAATCTATTTCTCGACAGCTGTTGCTAAATGGGATGCTGACTTCTTTATCAAAGTTGACGATGATGTTCACATAAATCTTG GTATGGTTGGTTCTACTTTGATGCGCCATAGATCAAAATCTCGTGTTTATATTGGTTGTATGAAGTCTGGTCCTGTCCTGGCACAGAA aGGTGTCCGGTACCACGAACCAGAATATTGGAAATTTGGTGAAGATGGAAACAAATACTTTAGACATGCCACAGGCCAAATTTATGTTCTCTCCAAAGATTTAGCCACTTACATCTCAGTAAATAA GCACATACTTCATCGATATGCTAATGAAGATGTTTCTCTGGGTTCATGGTTTATTGGTCTTGATGTCGAGCACATTGATGATAGAAGCTTTTGCTGCGGGACTCCTCCAG ATTGCGAGTGGAAAGCGCAGGCGGGAAATGCCTGTGCTGCATCGTTCGACTGGACCTGCAGCGGCATTTGCAAATCTGTGGAGAGAATGGACGAAGTGCACCAGCGGTGTGGGGAGGGTGATGATGCTATATGGCACACTAGCTTCTGA
- the LOC115716931 gene encoding phenylcoumaran benzylic ether reductase Pyrc5 has product MASAKSKILFIGGTGYIGKFIVEASAKAGHDTFVLVRESTLSNPDKVKIIDGFKSLGVKIVHGDLFDHQSLLSAIKLVDVVISTVGHGQLPDQVKIITAIKEAGNVKRFFPSEFGNDVDRVHAVEPAKSAFEIKAKIRRAIEAEGIPYTYVSSNYFAGYFLPNLVQVGASAPPRDKVVILGDGTPKAIFNKEEDIGSYTIRAVEDPRTLNKILYIRPPANIYSFNELVALWEKKIGKTLEKEYVPEDKLLKTIQESPIPINVILSINHSAFVKGDHTNFEIEPSFGVEASQLYPDVKYTTVDEYLNQFV; this is encoded by the exons ATGGCATCGGCGAAGAGCAAGATCTTGTTCATTGGCGGAACAGGGTATATCGGTAAATTCATCGTGGAAGCGAGCGCAAAGGCTGGACACGACACCTTCGTCTTGGTCCGTGAATCCACTCTTTCCAATCCGGACAAGGTTAAGATCATCGATGGCTTCAAATCTCTGGGGGTTAAAATCGTCCACGGCGATCTCTTCGACCACCAGAGTCTGCTCAGTGCAATTAAACTGGTCGACGTTGTGATTTCGACCGTCGGCCATGGTCAGTTGCCCGATCAGGTTAAGATCATCACCGCCATTAAAGAAGCTGGCAATGTCAAG AGGTTCTTCCCTTCGGAGTTTGGGAACGACGTGGATCGAGTTCATGCCGTTGAACCAGCAAAATCGGCATTTGAGATTAAGGCTAAGATCCGGCGAGCTATAGAGGCAGAGGGAATACCGTACACTTATGTGTCCTCCAACTATTTCGCTGGTTATTTTCTTCCTAATCTCGTCCAAGTTGGTGCCTCTGCTCCACCCAGGGATAAAGTTGTTATCTTAGGTGATGGAACCCCTAAAG CAATTTTTAACAAGGAAGAAGACATAGGAAGTTACACTATAAGAGCTGTGGAGGATCCAAGGACCTTAAACAAAATCTTGTACATAAGGCCACCAGCCAATATTTACTCATTTAATGAACTTGTGGCATTATGGGAGAAAAAGATTGGTAAAACCCTTGAGAAGGAGTATGTTCCTGAAGACAAACTCCTCAAGACTATCCAAG AGTCCCCAATTCCAATCAATGTGATACTATCAATCAACCATTCTGCTTTTGTGAAAGGAGATCATACAAACTTTGAGATAGAACCCTCGTTTGGAGTGGAAGCTTCACAGCTTTATCCTGATGTGAAATACACTACTGTGGATGAGTATCTGAATCAGTTTGTCTGA